The genomic stretch gatatatatattttctatattatgtattatattcaagtgatgtttataatctttatataaaaacttatacatctcatttcccaaaaaattattataaaaaaattgtgaaaattatattataatagatttTTGGTAAAAcaaatgctagcattagaatattgtatcatattatttgcatatatttttaattatggtaaaaatttaaaaacaaacgtacgaatattaataaatagtactcccttcattcaagaccaaatacaacattttctgtatcagtgctttacgtttgtattaaatatgcagttcctaaatgcaaatctgtttagtggagatagttatttaaaataaaataaaataaaaactaaaaggaagatatatatatttaaaaaataaaaataaaaataaaaataaaaggtaataacttacattatagaccaactcaggatcggggacgtttcttggatgtcatagtttcttcgttaacccaaataccttcaccatggtcatcacgcatatagatgctttcagtgtcctcatgataagtgtcaacatcgtcgaaataagatacagtggtagagtgatccattccctcaaaaacgacatcctgatcatcatcaccattatcagatggactactccttctactccttatagacaaagacaatgagaccacttcttatccataggatcggtgacataacacacttgtttagcttgggatgccattatgaaaggatcatccttattattgccaaccttacccagattgaccaacgtaaatcccatcttatcctttcggacacaatggatgttgttatcaacccagttacatcgaaacaaaggcattgtgaaatcaatttaatctagtaccaatatttcttgaataacaccataataaaggcattttacccaaataggctttttatcttttgaagtagcaaagtgcattgcctcaaattcagaactcacaccactattttgcattgtgctcaactcatcttgctcgcgggtgtaaaaagtatatccattaatgccaaaactgttgtaaaaggtgaccctgacatttggacctaaaccaagacgtagtaacctaggagagatgtcatcaccagtttgatccgtacactctaagacaatattcctaaaccactctgcaaacgtcttcgtatgctcgttcgcaatccacttctcggtcttgtttgggtgatcgtatttgagctcatctttgtgttgttgaatataaggttgcacctcatcttcgttgtttagcacatacgtgtgtgctaaatgcaataTTTCAcatgtcacaattttttcaacccggcccctaataccttttccggtcatccagtcactatgacaattcttaggaacgccaatcaactcctcaggggagagatgagcgtaacaatatgaaagagcttcgtctaaaatagcgcgttcagcaatacagcCTTCcagacgataccgattagatgtatagttcttgtagactttcatcaatctttcgaaaggatactggtatctcaagtacacgggcccaaggtacaaaatctccctaacgaagtgaatggtcagatgaatcatgatagtgaagaaagagggtggaaaatacattttcaactgacaaagagaggttacaacgaggtcctgcaatgaatccgcgtcatcgggatcgatgactttctcgcatatggactggaagaagagacagaatctagttatagcatatcttaccttttcaggtaaaatggaacgaatagccacaggtagtaattgttgcatcaaagtgtgacaatcatgtgactttaacccggtgagttttaggtcttgcatcgacactaggcttttgatgttcgacgaataaccatgtggcactttaattccattcaagcatgcacataactcttttttctcattccgtgaaagggtataagctgctggcggtaaaaatgtacgattacctctcttctgtggtgccaactctagcctaatacccatcattttcatatcttccctagctgcggcgttatcctttgttttaccaggaacattcagaagggtattgataatattatcacagacatttttctcaatgtgcatgaaatcgaggcaatgcctgacctccgggtcaggccaatatggaagtttttcaaaaaatatggatcttttcttatacccacgagtagacaatttagagccgctcttattcccataatctatctcaatatgctttactttctgataaacttcatgcccactcaaaattctaggaggttgacgaagttcttgttttccattgaatgctttctgcatcttgcgataacaatggtcatgatacaagaacctcctatttcccatatacacatacttacgagaagacttcaagtattcagactcgatatcctccccacacaatggacaagcctctttcccatgaaatgtgtgcccagaaaggtcgccataagccggatagtcagatattgtacacaataacatcgctctcaaattgaatgtttcgttcttatatgcatcaaatacttctatcccactatcccacaacaatcgcaaatcatctagaagaggttccaaatatacatctatatcatttccaggttgtttagggccggaaattaacaacgacaacatcaaatactttcttttcatgcacacatatggaggtaagttataaatagccaacactactggccaagtactatgttggctactcatgtttccgtgtgggttcattccatcagtggacagcgctagacgtaagtttctaggttcattgccgaactcgggatacttagcgtcgaacgatttccattgcataccatctgccgggtgtcttagctttccatcatttattcttcctgtttcatgcaaagttaacatttttgaatcattgggattcgcataaatccttatgactcttggtatcaatggaaaataccacaacaccttagccgggatgtaacaccccggcccaaaccgggtcgggaacggttacttatgatagctcaccaggctgtgtacatagcccacagatcaacacgggtcctttgtagcgcattttgtcctcattcatgcgcatcccgggaaccttcccaggaggtcacccatcctaagactactcccagacaagcacgcttaactttggagttctttcacatggatgaccataaaagaaagtgcactttgttgatatgagtagtacttccaatccctttaagcactagtcatttaagcctatcactggacctcttcaattaccgtggggtgttacacgggatcccttccttatccttataacgcctttccaaacatttagggcaattggttaagttttgatataatttccgatacaatatgcaatcatttggacatgcatgtattttctcatatttcatacccactcctcttattagttttttcgcctcatatgtcttaacaggtagaacattaccatcaggaagcaacttctttatcaaggctaaaaaactagtgaaacacgtgtcactcaccccatttgcccccttgatattatacaatttcaccacagccgacatttttgtgaacttacaaccaggatacagaggtgcttcagactcacacaacttctcatacatgttgttaaggtcatcccaattactagtgtcatcacctacatcttcaaaagcaatcgactcatcatcattctcttcattatctatagacccaacattcaaattctctacttccaactcttccaactcaaaaaactcggcaaactcaggatcatcagttagcctttcgtgtacctcaacatcatcttcttcagagttattctcttcctctaatgattccccatgaaaaatccaacgtgtataggatcgactaaatctccacttttctaggtgtattttaacgtccggaaaagccatatagctaatattaccacatctttcacaaggacatgcaatactagaagaacctttcaaattgttcgaaacgaattcataaaattcagctaaaccatccttgtaggtgcggtcactcatatttgcatcaatcatccaagttcgagtcattattctacattcgtaataataggcaactaattcagaaaataaaataataagcaaacaaataaacgaaattcaggaaagcaattaagctaaattatcaacaaattagataataacccaaaaaatcctatatctataagcgttgctaagaaacatatatatagctgattgataaacacgatgagggagagaagacggtgacaacagtgacggagatgaagacagagagacgatcagggaggaatggacgatgatatagtagcagtattagcttgtgtttgtgttttgtagcgtatagcagaataaaacAATCTGTTGTTTTTAAGATTTTCattacattaataacaacggttattgagtctacaaccatTGTTAAAaggtattaacaacgggttctaaacaaaccgttgtaattacttttcactaattttgcgccaaattattaacaacggttaaaatttaaccgttgttattagtttttatattaacaacggttttgaaagtatgacccgttgttaaaaccaataacaacggttaacaacacagaaccgttgtaattaagtttggtaaaatttgcggcatcaattctacaacgtgttttgatgattttcgtgaataagcgttgttaaagggccgttgtagttgcctgtatttgtagtagtgtaaaaacgcaaatacgtggtggttatttgtaatttttcctatttataatcatgtgatacctcacctcatgataaccttctaatgtgggacaattcaactatttatttgtagtatatttatcacacctatattatttttcaatgtggggacaaacaatatacttaaaaatacatcatctttttcgcacctaattcgacatctaacccagtttaataataataagcaaatattatactatttattaatattcgtatagtacatttttttaacttattatcgtaattaaaatatgtgcaaataatactccgtatgatactatattctaatgctagcatttatttaccacgaatctagttatataatttttcaaaaataaataaattatgttacttttttgctaaatgagatgtataagtttttatataaaacttataaaaatcacttggacataatataaaaaacatatatatcatattgtggagataatgatataaactcttaagagctctccaaggaGACTCAGAAAGTTTTGGGTTGTtatttaggttctaaggatgtcgtctatttataatcatatgatcaaccaccttatgctaaactttcgatgtgggataattctattatttatacgtaatctattcaccacaccaacatatttttcaatgacatacttagaaatacaccatctttttcgcacataattcgacatctaacccgggttaataataatgagcaaatactatactccttcgattcaagaccaaatacaacattcctttttttacactactcatgaacgaatagaatctttacgattccttgcaatatgtaaaacaaaattgtggtcatgtgggatcttatttgattcacctataaagtacaatgagaatatcaaattttaaaattaaagatatttacgttgtaatttgtgtcttggcaagtgTGTACACGAAAAtattgtatttggtcttgaatggagggagtactattttttaatattcgtacgttttttttataataatattttggcaattgagatgtataagtttttatataaagattataaacattacttaaatataatactccctccgtcccggtcatttgttgtcctttggttttggcacaaagaccaagaaaagggaaatgggtcaattactaaatgacaagtgttccaaattgagtgtgaaggatcaaattgctcatcaagttcattcttaaaatagaaaggacaacaactcactgagacaccccaatatggaaaaggacaacaaatgaccgggacagagagagtacataataataatgatataaactcttaagagttcTCCAAAACAATATTTAAGAGACTAACAttattatgttaatctttcgacgtaggacaattatataatttatacgtattataacCACActaacattatttttcaatgttatTAAAAGAAGTACATACTCGTATCGCTcgtatgtgcaaatgatatgaaatctatactctaataaaAGCATTTTTTACCaagaatctaattatattatcttcatGGAATCCCAGGTTAGTACAAAATTGCAGGTGTTTGACGGATTTGTAATTGCAAATCTTTCAGATTGGTTCTTGAAAAAGCTGGATTGCAGCATAACAAGACTATACATAATTCAGATTATCTTATACAAGTATTATTTTTCCGCCTTACTAGTTTTGGTTTCTGGGCGAAAAGATTCATAAACAGAAGCCTGATTATTCCTGAAAGTGGTTATCAGCTTTTTGCACAGATTAGAGACAAAGAAAAGAAAATATTCAAGTTTTGAGCGTTTAAGAGATGTGAAGGTGGCAGTCAAGTGAAAACATTGTTGTTTTCATAGTATAGTATTTTCCCAACTTactgtatatgtatatataacgTCGTTGTATCACATGTAATCCTACGAGCTACGACTGTCATAATTTAACTCAGTTTTAGTACAAGTTCCATACATCCAGTTCTAGGCATCAAAAACAAGAGGTGCAGAAATGCCAGAAATACCTTTTCACCTACGGTAACTATACCGCATAAAGTTAAAATACAAGTGCAATGTTCCCCTTTCAAATGTGCATTTGTAACCTTTCTTACGAGAGTATTCCCATTCTTTGTTCACAATTCGAAAAGCTATGTCTTCATATGGAGGGCCAGCATGGAATCTAATAATGCAAGTCTCGCTGCTATCCCCGTCTTTCTCAATCACATACGTTGGGGACAATTGTTTATCAATAAGATCGGGGTAGAAAATGTCGAACTTGTACCCTTGAACCACCTTAGGAGGCGGGTTATCATAGTCATAATGGGTGCGATTGTACTTGTTCCACTCATACCCTGTATGAACCCGATTCAAGTATTTGGGTTTCCTAGGGCGATACCTATCATGCCACCAAACCACCGGAGAATCAAGAGCTACTGAAGTAGCCCTAGTCTCAAAACTGTTCTCTGGTTCTTCAATTTCATCTTCAGTGATCTTATCGTTCTCAGAGTGCGAACTGTGAGCATCAAGAGACTTGTGTTCAAGGCGATTCAGATGCCTCCTTAACATCTTGTCATGATGGATTTCCTTCAAACAAGCCTTTGCCTTGTATAAGGGAAGCCCATTAAGCACAGCCTCCCAAAACTCGACCACCTTGGCTTGACCAGAACGCATACCTGCCTCGATTGTGGACTGTAGCTCTACCAGATGGTCGTGTGACATGCCCTCTAACAAATTTCTGACATCAGTCTCAATATTCGAATGCAGTCCTCGTTCAGCACGAAATCCAGCCCGATCCATAACGTCTTTTCTCCTAGCCTCGCCCAGCTCCCACTCACAAACCACCAACATTGCCTCCCAGTATGCTGTATGAGTCGGTATTTGTCTGTCCAAGTTGAGATACAATTTAATATCTTCCTCAAGCTCTTCAATCTCCTTAACTGTCAAACCCTTAAACACCATATAATAATGCCGCCCATCCAACTCAACATCCAGCTCATCATCGAGATAAGTGGCGATGACATCAATAGGCTTCATTCTGCCCTCACTAACACGAATCTTGGACCGAAGCTTGCTCTGATGGAAATCAAACTCAAGTTCCTTCTTCAAGAAATCATCGGCTTCAGCCTTCTTGGCTTGTTCCCTCTGCAAAAACATCGTCTCCTCCTCACGCTGTGCCTTCTCTGCTGCCCTCTCGTCTCTCCTCCTCTTCACCTTCTCAATCTCCGCCATCCGTTCCTCCCAAGACACTCCTCTAGTCATCACCTCCCTCTTTTTATTCTTCTTCCACACAAACTTCTCGTTCAAGTTAGCATCTCCAAAAGGGTTTGATTCATTCAAGTATCCGGAAACAGTCGCTGTTTTAAGCTTTTTCATCGCCTTTTTCTGAGCTTTTTTCGCTAGGTATTCCAGGATTTTTTCCTCCGAAATCATATTGTGGAAACggtataaaataaaaataaaaataaaaatttggtTTGCAAAATTGTAATGAATGAATTGATACATGAGTCCTATTTATACAAATTTTAGACTCCCATCACaagtaggaataggaaattaaaaaaaaatatggaaACAACTGAAATTAGGAAAAGAATCCTTACAGTCGGTTTAGGAATTCTGATTTTTTCAATGTGTTTTTataattttcttaacgatatCTAAATAAATGtacataagatgtaaatattaagacctcttaatatttacatcttatgttaatcttcggtgtgggacaattctattatttttcaatgtgtttttataattttcttaacgatatttttttgccaaatgaaatctaaaactttttataaaaaaattatttatataaaaattagaaacatcacttgaatataatataggaaataaatattataataattaaaaaaattctccactttattttttaaatcaaaaaatattatttatgatacttttctAAATTAATGTTTAGGATCACCCCActttatgataattttctgacgtgggacaattcaactatttatatgtagtatatttaccacagctacattatttttcaatgtatgACAAATAACACACACAAAAGTACatcatcttttttgcacctatttcgatatccaactcgatttaataatgagaaaatactatactatctatttatatccgtacgttttttttcattttttgtcataattaaaatatgtacaaataatatgatttaaattacatttttttcctaacacgacttttaagatgtaattgagggagcaataaaatgtataaacaaatgcaaaatattttctttttctggtgcgattttgattaatggcTAAAAATTATGATGTCTTTTAtttactcaaatgtaatgaggcataataattacctatatttgaaagttaaaaaggtTTAGTTCTACTATTTAGcaaagtaaaaaagctcattattgatttgtttgtggattcaagattttttatgcaacacttgattgtattatcATTATACatgacacattaataaccaatttatgtatatttagcacccattttattttttaattatgattttgtcttaaataaagttaatgataaaaatattttaaaaataacatcattaatttctcaGTAAAAATAAAACTTTCATTAAAATATTCATTTCATAactttttacaattttaatttttattgctCAGATTAAAATAAAGCAGTGAGAAACATAAAAATAAGTAAATTATCaatttaaatttcataaataatacggagtacgcTAAAAAGTTAAATTTTATAAATATCGTGCATATATTGCCCGGGATTTAAACTTTTAATAATAATTTCTCCTCTTTAAGACCGTTAAATGTTTAGAGAAAACAATTTCAACCGCGACAACCGGTGTGTAAGTATGGCCTCGAATATGAACTCCCATTTTACTGTCTTTCTTTACCAAATCCTATTCTTTCCTTGAACCCAAAACCCACCTCTACGCTCTAACCCTAAACTCACCTCTAACCATAAACTGAGACTATACGGCAGCCGACGACGATAGTGACCGGCGAAGACGGCGACCAGCAAGAAGGATAAATCCCTATTTTTTTATTCCTATTTCGAATCCATCAATTATTTAGTAAGTAtgatttttatctttttattgtttttaatttcatATGCTTATTTGAATTGAATCTCATACGAATTTGCCCTTAAATTAGTACTGTATTAATTTGCTATTCAATTGATATTAATGTGTTCTTAATTTCATATGTTTCGTCTGATTTTACTGATGATGATTTGTCCAAGAGTGTGCTAGTTAATGAATGAATGCTTTAAACTTTGAGCTTTGCTTATTTGATTTTCAGGGATAATGTACATGTGTTAGTTAATGCAAGTGAAATCAGTGGTGTTTGAATTTTATTTTTGCGTATACCTTTCCAATtacaaaaaaaatgcatcaattaATCTAGATAATTGTCCTCTTGTTCTTTTGAGGTAAATCCAGTAGAAGAATAAGAAGATTATTTGTCTTAAATTATatactttcttttcaattctAATTTCTGGGTTTAATAATTACTCATGTCAAGTTTTTTGTCATTAT from Silene latifolia isolate original U9 population chromosome 2, ASM4854445v1, whole genome shotgun sequence encodes the following:
- the LOC141629029 gene encoding splicing factor Cactin-like — protein: MISEEKILEYLAKKAQKKAMKKLKTATVSGYLNESNPFGDANLNEKFVWKKNKKREVMTRGVSWEERMAEIEKVKRRRDERAAEKAQREEETMFLQREQAKKAEADDFLKKELEFDFHQSKLRSKIRVSEGRMKPIDVIATYLDDELDVELDGRHYYMVFKGLTVKEIEELEEDIKLYLNLDRQIPTHTAYWEAMLVVCEWELGEARRKDVMDRAGFRAERGLHSNIETDVRNLLEGMSHDHLVELQSTIEAGMRSGQAKVVEFWEAVLNGLPLYKAKACLKEIHHDKMLRRHLNRLEHKSLDAHSSHSENDKITEDEIEEPENSFETRATSVALDSPVVWWHDRYRPRKPKYLNRVHTGYEWNKYNRTHYDYDNPPPKVVQGYKFDIFYPDLIDKQLSPTYVIEKDGDSSETCIIRFHAGPPYEDIAFRIVNKEWEYSRKKGYKCTFERGTLHLYFNFMRYSYRR